A genomic stretch from Anaerolinea thermophila UNI-1 includes:
- a CDS encoding PfaD family polyunsaturated fatty acid/polyketide biosynthesis protein → MTHSSLQHAPSDLSSPDLTKTLKSYLESLDTSFWIYPVSGTWKLGTFPFPSELSNTPLIYVPAVLPETFGDPNFKKTYGVKLAYYAGAMANAIASERLVITMGKAGLLASFGAGGCSPNRIENAIHEIQKALPKGPYAFNLLNSPNEPSLERRAVELYLKYGVPVIEASAYLDITYPLALYRLSGLSRTPDGKVRISNHIIAKVSRKEVASRFLSPAPADLVSQLLSEGKISEEQAQLASLVPMADDITVEADSGGHTDNRPLVGLIPTMLALRDEYQAKYHYETPVHIGAAGGISTPQSVLAAFMMGAAYVVTGSVNQSCVESGASEHTRNLLAQADMADVAMAPAADMFEMGVKVQVLKRGTMFANRASKLYELYSRYPCWEEVPQQERTRLETTVFKRTFEEIWQDTEKFFAERDPRQLERAQQDPHHKMALVFRWYLGLSSRWSNTGEKGREMDYQIWCGPAMGTFNDWVRGTYLEKPENRHVVDVALHLMKGAAYLARVRLAEIQGINIPHPLKKYVPETPLV, encoded by the coding sequence ATGACTCACTCGTCCTTGCAACATGCCCCCTCTGATTTATCTTCACCAGACTTAACTAAAACATTGAAATCCTATTTGGAATCTCTTGATACCTCATTTTGGATATATCCAGTTTCGGGAACATGGAAACTCGGAACATTCCCTTTTCCCAGTGAATTATCTAACACGCCATTAATTTATGTGCCTGCTGTATTGCCTGAAACGTTTGGTGACCCAAACTTTAAGAAAACCTATGGAGTAAAACTGGCATATTATGCGGGCGCAATGGCAAATGCAATTGCCTCTGAGCGCCTTGTTATCACCATGGGAAAAGCGGGCTTGCTGGCGTCGTTTGGTGCAGGGGGATGTTCACCCAATCGCATTGAAAATGCCATCCATGAAATTCAAAAAGCCCTGCCTAAAGGTCCCTATGCCTTTAACCTGCTAAACAGCCCAAACGAACCCTCCCTGGAACGCCGCGCTGTGGAGTTATATTTGAAATATGGTGTCCCTGTCATTGAGGCATCAGCCTATCTTGATATTACATATCCTCTGGCACTGTATCGTTTGAGCGGGCTTTCCAGAACACCCGATGGGAAGGTTAGAATTAGCAATCACATTATTGCAAAGGTTTCGCGTAAAGAAGTGGCTTCACGGTTTCTTTCACCTGCACCGGCAGATCTCGTATCCCAACTTCTTTCTGAGGGCAAGATTAGCGAAGAGCAAGCCCAACTTGCCTCACTTGTACCCATGGCAGATGATATTACCGTCGAAGCGGATTCCGGTGGGCATACAGATAACCGCCCTTTGGTAGGCTTAATTCCCACCATGCTGGCACTGCGGGATGAATATCAGGCAAAATATCACTATGAAACCCCGGTGCACATTGGCGCCGCAGGTGGCATCAGTACCCCCCAATCTGTCCTTGCGGCTTTCATGATGGGAGCGGCATATGTGGTTACAGGCTCGGTGAATCAGTCCTGCGTAGAATCCGGGGCTTCTGAGCATACTCGCAACCTGCTTGCTCAGGCGGATATGGCGGATGTAGCCATGGCTCCCGCCGCGGACATGTTTGAAATGGGCGTAAAAGTTCAGGTGCTAAAACGTGGCACCATGTTTGCCAATCGGGCATCCAAGTTATATGAGTTGTATTCGCGGTATCCTTGCTGGGAAGAAGTCCCTCAACAGGAAAGAACAAGACTGGAAACCACTGTGTTTAAGCGCACATTTGAAGAAATCTGGCAGGATACGGAAAAATTCTTTGCCGAGAGAGATCCCAGACAATTAGAGCGGGCACAACAGGATCCTCATCACAAGATGGCACTGGTATTTCGCTGGTATCTTGGGCTTTCTTCAAGATGGTCCAACACGGGCGAAAAAGGGAGGGAAATGGACTACCAAATCTGGTGCGGACCTGCTATGGGAACATTCAATGATTGGGTAAGAGGCACATACCTTGAAAAACCGGAAAATCGCCATGTTGTGGATGTTGCTCTTCACCTGATGAAAGGTGCGGCATACCTGGCAAGAGTCCGCCTCGCTGAAATTCAGGGGATAAATATCCCACATCCGCTGAAGAAATACGTTCCTGAAACCCCTCTGGTTTAA
- a CDS encoding DegV family protein, producing MTVVTHNLLPGRLKCQKTKKKVISMKYPIALVTDSTCDIPQSWREEFEISVVPLSIHFGNDTYRDGVDLSPESFYERLEREEVHPTTSQPAPQDFINTFQALQDGGAKEIIVFTISSAMSGTIESARLAAQDFSIPIHIVDSKNNSMGLGWQVIAAARAREQGANAWEMLEVATKVRQKMAYYISLNTLKYLEKGGRIGNATKFLASLLQIKPLIYVDPSTGIVHPSIPARSRSAAIDGLFKEFFKHLNITSPMHITVLHNAARDEAEALAERVRETYHPAELFISIVSPVLGAHTGPKAIALCGYSESD from the coding sequence GTGACTGTGGTCACCCATAACCTGTTGCCCGGGAGATTAAAATGCCAAAAAACCAAAAAGAAAGTAATTTCTATGAAATACCCTATTGCCCTTGTAACTGACAGCACCTGTGATATTCCACAATCCTGGCGTGAAGAGTTTGAAATTTCCGTTGTCCCTTTGTCCATTCACTTTGGGAATGACACCTACCGCGATGGTGTGGATTTATCGCCTGAATCCTTTTATGAAAGATTGGAGCGTGAAGAAGTTCATCCTACCACATCTCAGCCAGCGCCTCAGGATTTTATCAATACTTTTCAAGCATTGCAGGACGGTGGTGCAAAAGAAATTATCGTTTTTACCATCTCCAGTGCAATGAGCGGTACGATTGAGTCTGCAAGGCTCGCCGCCCAGGATTTTTCTATTCCTATTCACATTGTGGATAGCAAGAACAACTCCATGGGATTGGGGTGGCAGGTCATCGCTGCGGCGCGAGCCCGTGAACAGGGAGCGAATGCTTGGGAAATGCTTGAAGTGGCAACGAAAGTTCGCCAGAAGATGGCGTATTACATTTCCTTGAACACCCTGAAGTATTTGGAAAAGGGCGGAAGAATAGGAAATGCTACCAAGTTTCTTGCCTCTCTTTTGCAAATCAAGCCCCTAATCTATGTAGATCCTTCAACGGGAATTGTGCATCCTTCAATCCCAGCGCGATCTCGGAGTGCCGCTATTGATGGGTTGTTCAAGGAATTTTTCAAGCATTTGAATATAACTTCCCCTATGCACATCACAGTTTTGCACAACGCCGCTAGGGACGAAGCCGAGGCACTTGCTGAGAGGGTTCGGGAGACCTATCACCCCGCTGAACTCTTTATTTCTATTGTGAGTCCAGTGTTGGGTGCGCATACCGGACCCAAAGCAATTGCGCTATGTGGTTACTCAGAATCCGACTGA
- a CDS encoding HAD family hydrolase: MTIEALIFDLDGLLIDSERLSQRSWSQVMAEAGYLLSEDIYHQMIGRTEKDVKAILKQAFGNNFPFEDMYRKREQRFFEIIEQEGMPRKAGWDELAQYILQNGLRTAVASSTYRRLAEKKLSAARLLSFFEVIVTGDEVSHGKPAPDLFLTAASKLAIPPEKCVVLEDSEAGIQAAYNAGMKCIHIPDIQPISPQTLMLVWHQVSSLAKVREILEKEIS; the protein is encoded by the coding sequence ATGACCATTGAAGCCTTAATTTTTGATCTGGATGGACTGCTCATCGATTCGGAACGCCTCTCTCAAAGATCATGGTCTCAGGTCATGGCAGAGGCAGGGTATCTTCTGAGCGAAGATATCTATCACCAAATGATTGGCAGAACCGAGAAAGATGTCAAAGCCATTCTTAAGCAAGCCTTTGGAAACAATTTTCCATTTGAAGACATGTATCGAAAGAGAGAGCAACGATTCTTTGAGATCATAGAACAAGAAGGTATGCCAAGAAAAGCGGGTTGGGATGAATTAGCCCAGTATATTCTCCAAAACGGGCTGAGAACAGCTGTAGCTTCTTCTACCTATCGGCGATTGGCAGAGAAAAAATTAAGCGCCGCGAGACTGCTCTCTTTTTTTGAAGTGATTGTTACGGGTGATGAAGTCTCCCATGGCAAGCCTGCGCCAGATCTTTTTCTCACTGCTGCCAGCAAGTTAGCAATTCCACCTGAAAAATGCGTTGTATTAGAGGATTCGGAAGCAGGCATTCAAGCAGCATACAACGCCGGAATGAAATGCATTCATATTCCTGATATTCAACCGATCAGCCCACAGACTTTAATGCTGGTATGGCACCAGGTGTCTTCACTAGCAAAAGTTCGAGAGATTCTGGAAAAGGAAATTTCCTGA
- a CDS encoding ABC transporter substrate-binding protein encodes MKTAFQKQPGSVKIVLLMLLVLVTGCSTFLPEKSPATLTPSPIPITPSHQPQPTATITPEIPIEYRVEINDLRGSEILFLHPFVGAIDEQYQAWAEEFNQKNPYGITIKVESTGGLDTLPSMIQSRNPQVILTTPELLSQGLEEGWLAALDGYLTLPELGLSEAEQKNIHEEFWLQDRFSGAQSGFPALRTAIGLIYNTTWANELGYTHPPSTPQEFLEQACAAARENNRSAYLDKRGTGGWLLSTDSLHAIAWWYAFGAKVLPEKPGEKIQFEQNSVATTFQFLRDMQSQGCLWQGLNPSPYRYFSERYTLFYIGSLQDIPPQQAYHQSLARKDDWTLIPFPRQNQEPFFLSHGFSYGLLRTKPKLQMAGWLWIRWLADPSRQSTLTRLYQGMPLGNSSQNVFFDPILEKHFMHDASLIPLPGNPDWLIARRPVEDAFWQIFHLAEGQSVEEVMVELQSLTEYELSRTQATPIP; translated from the coding sequence ATGAAAACTGCCTTCCAGAAGCAACCCGGTTCTGTGAAAATTGTCTTGTTGATGTTGCTTGTCCTGGTCACTGGTTGCAGCACTTTTCTTCCTGAAAAATCACCTGCAACGCTTACCCCTAGTCCAATCCCAATAACTCCATCTCACCAACCACAACCAACAGCAACAATTACACCTGAGATCCCGATTGAGTACCGGGTTGAGATAAATGATCTTAGAGGAAGTGAAATTCTGTTCCTCCACCCGTTTGTGGGCGCAATCGATGAACAATATCAAGCATGGGCAGAGGAATTCAATCAAAAAAATCCCTACGGAATCACAATCAAAGTTGAAAGTACGGGTGGGCTGGATACACTACCCTCGATGATCCAATCCAGAAATCCACAGGTGATCTTAACAACACCTGAATTGCTCTCCCAAGGATTGGAAGAAGGCTGGCTTGCGGCGCTGGATGGCTATCTCACCTTGCCTGAGTTGGGTTTGTCTGAGGCGGAACAGAAAAACATCCATGAGGAGTTCTGGCTTCAGGATCGTTTTTCAGGGGCGCAAAGTGGTTTTCCAGCCTTGAGAACAGCCATAGGTTTGATCTATAACACCACATGGGCTAATGAATTAGGTTATACCCATCCTCCAAGTACCCCCCAAGAATTCCTGGAACAAGCCTGCGCTGCTGCTCGTGAAAATAATCGAAGTGCATATCTGGATAAACGGGGTACCGGAGGATGGCTTTTATCTACAGATTCTTTACATGCAATTGCCTGGTGGTATGCATTTGGGGCAAAAGTTTTACCTGAAAAGCCAGGCGAAAAAATCCAATTTGAACAAAACAGCGTAGCAACAACCTTCCAGTTTTTACGTGACATGCAATCCCAGGGTTGCCTCTGGCAAGGCCTCAATCCCTCTCCTTACAGATATTTTTCCGAGCGCTACACGTTGTTTTATATCGGTTCTCTTCAAGATATTCCACCTCAACAAGCCTACCATCAAAGCCTGGCAAGGAAGGATGACTGGACACTAATCCCTTTCCCCCGACAAAACCAGGAACCTTTTTTCCTGAGCCATGGGTTTTCTTACGGTTTGTTAAGGACCAAGCCCAAACTTCAAATGGCAGGTTGGTTATGGATTCGATGGCTTGCAGATCCTTCCAGACAATCTACCCTCACTCGCCTTTATCAGGGAATGCCCTTGGGGAACTCAAGCCAGAATGTTTTCTTCGACCCAATTCTTGAAAAACATTTTATGCACGATGCTTCCCTAATTCCGCTTCCAGGAAATCCCGATTGGCTCATCGCCCGTCGTCCTGTCGAAGACGCATTCTGGCAAATATTTCACCTTGCGGAAGGACAATCTGTTGAAGAGGTCATGGTTGAACTTCAATCCCTGACAGAATACGAACTCTCACGAACACAGGCAACGCCGATCCCATAA
- the metA gene encoding homoserine O-acetyltransferase MetA, whose product MPIRIPVNLPAREILLQENVFVMDEERADHQDIRPLKIAILNLMPTKIATETQLLRLLGNTPLQVEITFMRTSSHQSKNTPEEHLLAFYQTFDELSHLKFDGLIITGAPVEHLEFEEVDYWKELTEIIDWSGVHVTSTFFICWGAQAGLYHQYGIPKYALPRKMFGVFEHYALRNHIPLLRGFDDVFYAPHSRHTEIRKEDIQKVPDLEVIAESPLAGVYIVMRRDGRQIFVTGHSEYDPLTLQSEYERDVRLGKPIHVPLNYYPADDPSRPPVVRWRGHSHLLFANWLNYYVYQVTPFNLDDLVKS is encoded by the coding sequence ATGCCAATCAGGATTCCTGTCAATCTCCCTGCTCGGGAGATTCTGTTGCAAGAAAACGTGTTTGTTATGGATGAGGAGCGTGCAGATCATCAGGATATTCGTCCGCTCAAAATTGCTATTCTCAATTTGATGCCTACGAAGATTGCTACCGAGACACAGTTGTTACGTTTGCTCGGGAACACCCCCCTTCAGGTGGAAATTACCTTTATGCGTACCTCGTCTCACCAGTCGAAAAATACACCAGAGGAACATCTTCTGGCTTTTTATCAGACCTTCGATGAACTTTCCCATTTGAAATTCGATGGGCTAATTATCACAGGTGCGCCAGTCGAGCATTTGGAGTTTGAGGAGGTAGATTACTGGAAAGAACTGACTGAAATCATTGACTGGAGTGGTGTTCACGTCACCAGTACTTTCTTTATCTGCTGGGGGGCACAGGCTGGCTTGTATCACCAGTATGGTATTCCCAAATATGCCTTACCCAGAAAGATGTTTGGCGTGTTTGAGCATTATGCATTGAGAAATCATATTCCTTTGCTACGAGGATTTGATGATGTCTTTTATGCCCCGCATTCACGTCATACCGAAATTCGAAAGGAAGATATCCAGAAAGTTCCTGATCTGGAGGTGATTGCAGAGTCTCCTCTGGCAGGTGTCTATATTGTCATGAGACGGGATGGAAGACAGATTTTTGTTACCGGACATTCGGAATATGACCCTCTGACATTGCAATCCGAATATGAGCGGGATGTTCGTTTGGGAAAGCCCATCCATGTTCCATTGAATTATTACCCCGCCGATGATCCTTCTCGTCCGCCTGTGGTGCGCTGGAGAGGGCACTCTCATTTACTGTTTGCCAATTGGCTCAATTACTATGTGTACCAGGTCACACCGTTCAATCTGGATGACCTTGTAAAGTCATAA
- a CDS encoding cell division protein FtsZ produces MPVAARAARSVGAVTVAIVTMPFGFEVGKRQKNAREGLMKLQPHADTLITVPNDQLLKIASPNLPLDMAFRLADDVLRQGIQGISELITQPGLINVDFAHIRQVMQHGGGSLMAIGIGEGNSKALKAVEHALHHPLLDSISLDSATGIIANFTGGADLTFMELMEAMQFLQEQTHGKAEIIPGVITDERMRDRAQVILIVTGVGATPVEALRSPLPVQQNMPVHPPAQAVEVSTTIPAEISATDLDLPAFMRRRLH; encoded by the coding sequence ATTCCTGTTGCCGCCCGGGCTGCTCGCTCAGTTGGAGCAGTAACCGTGGCGATTGTTACCATGCCTTTCGGCTTTGAAGTGGGAAAACGGCAGAAAAATGCCCGGGAAGGACTCATGAAACTCCAACCCCATGCAGACACATTGATTACAGTACCCAATGATCAGTTACTGAAAATTGCCTCGCCTAACTTACCTCTGGACATGGCATTCCGCCTGGCAGATGATGTGCTCCGGCAGGGAATTCAAGGCATTTCCGAATTGATCACACAACCTGGTTTGATTAACGTGGATTTTGCCCATATTCGGCAGGTGATGCAGCATGGAGGTGGATCTTTGATGGCTATTGGAATTGGAGAGGGAAACTCCAAAGCCCTGAAAGCCGTAGAACATGCTCTCCATCACCCCCTGCTGGATTCAATCAGCCTTGACTCGGCTACAGGAATCATTGCCAACTTCACAGGCGGTGCCGACCTGACCTTTATGGAACTGATGGAAGCCATGCAATTCCTTCAGGAACAAACTCATGGAAAAGCAGAAATTATCCCCGGCGTGATTACTGACGAACGCATGAGAGATCGTGCCCAGGTCATCTTAATCGTGACAGGAGTCGGTGCCACCCCTGTTGAAGCTCTGCGCTCTCCCCTCCCCGTTCAACAAAATATGCCTGTCCACCCTCCTGCTCAAGCGGTCGAAGTCAGCACTACCATACCAGCAGAAATCTCCGCAACTGATTTGGATCTGCCGGCATTCATGCGGCGAAGATTGCACTAA
- a CDS encoding LacI family DNA-binding transcriptional regulator, whose translation MVSATRHPTLHDVARLANVSHQTVSRVINNSPNVASETRERVLEAIRILDYHPNRAARSLITGRSQTLYLVHLNPRFLAPVPAIIQHADERGYRVGLSMLKEPVSRDELQNLLNEVSSRIVDGFLFIDPQGIYTAEELNRFCRGVPYIQLGGEPVEHVPAVLFDQEQGMRAVLRHLAQLGHQKIAEVSGLMINYDARMRHRAVEGIAREYGLELVDWLEGDFTVPSGYQLTRQLLKNNGKRFSALICGNDLMALGALRAIHECGLRVPYDISVVGFDDELISSFFEPPLTTVKQDYNEQARVGIEYLLDRIEKRNFSIEHKRISPQLIIRSSTGEINS comes from the coding sequence GTGGTTTCGGCAACCCGTCATCCGACTTTACATGATGTTGCTCGTTTAGCAAATGTATCTCATCAAACTGTTTCCCGTGTAATTAACAACAGTCCCAATGTTGCCAGTGAAACCCGAGAGCGGGTTTTGGAAGCCATTCGCATTCTGGACTATCACCCTAATCGCGCGGCGCGCAGCCTGATCACTGGGCGTTCCCAAACCCTCTATCTGGTACATCTCAACCCACGTTTTCTTGCTCCTGTTCCAGCGATTATCCAGCATGCTGATGAACGTGGTTATCGTGTTGGGTTATCCATGCTGAAAGAACCCGTTTCCCGTGATGAATTGCAGAATTTGCTCAACGAGGTTTCTTCCAGAATAGTGGATGGCTTTTTGTTTATTGATCCCCAGGGAATTTACACTGCTGAAGAACTGAATCGGTTTTGTCGGGGGGTGCCTTATATTCAGTTAGGGGGAGAGCCTGTAGAGCATGTGCCTGCTGTGTTATTCGATCAGGAGCAGGGCATGCGTGCTGTGTTGCGTCACCTGGCGCAATTAGGGCATCAAAAAATTGCAGAAGTTAGTGGCTTAATGATCAACTATGACGCTCGAATGCGTCATCGTGCGGTAGAAGGTATTGCAAGAGAATACGGACTTGAACTGGTGGATTGGTTAGAGGGCGATTTTACCGTGCCCAGTGGGTATCAGTTGACTCGTCAGTTGCTCAAAAACAATGGAAAGCGTTTTTCTGCATTAATTTGTGGTAATGACCTGATGGCGCTGGGGGCGTTACGGGCAATTCACGAATGTGGTCTCCGAGTTCCCTATGATATTTCCGTAGTCGGTTTTGATGACGAATTAATTTCATCCTTCTTTGAACCGCCTCTTACCACAGTAAAACAAGACTACAATGAGCAGGCTCGTGTTGGAATTGAATACCTTCTTGACCGGATTGAGAAGAGAAACTTCTCCATAGAGCACAAACGCATCTCTCCTCAATTGATTATTCGTTCCAGCACCGGTGAGATTAATTCGTAG
- a CDS encoding SDR family oxidoreductase — protein sequence MFLITGATGFIGRHLVPHLVEMGHSVRVLLRPSPLTPLLPEKVPVEVVICAPSDERGIQSALKGVSHVIHLASAEHSESPEIFLSQEKAFAEILVQAALRSRVERFIYLSHLGADRLSAFPALQAKGWVEKIILQSEVPYTIVRSALVFGAGDHFTLPVATAMRKSPSVFFLPGEGRVSLQPLWIGDLVMALSLLLDDPRAENQVFSIGGPEYLTFYEVCRSIRDFLGLRRVFISLSPGLLRFFSRKYSTRRQSMFLPLYLLDYLAADRITSLDTLPRFLGIMPERFTHRLHYLKAAG from the coding sequence ATGTTCCTTATCACCGGTGCAACCGGCTTCATTGGTCGTCATTTGGTCCCTCATTTGGTTGAAATGGGGCATTCTGTGCGTGTTTTGCTGCGCCCCTCTCCCCTTACACCTCTTCTCCCCGAAAAAGTGCCTGTTGAAGTGGTCATTTGTGCTCCATCGGACGAAAGGGGGATCCAATCCGCTTTAAAAGGCGTTAGTCATGTCATTCATCTTGCCAGTGCAGAACATTCTGAAAGTCCGGAAATTTTTCTCAGTCAGGAGAAGGCTTTTGCTGAAATCCTCGTGCAGGCGGCATTGCGCTCCAGGGTTGAGCGTTTTATATACTTGAGCCATTTGGGGGCGGATCGCTTGTCAGCCTTTCCTGCCTTACAGGCTAAAGGATGGGTAGAGAAGATTATTCTCCAGTCTGAAGTTCCATATACAATTGTGAGATCAGCGCTGGTATTTGGTGCTGGTGATCATTTCACTTTGCCTGTTGCTACCGCCATGAGAAAATCCCCAAGCGTTTTTTTTCTTCCGGGTGAGGGCAGAGTATCTTTGCAACCCTTATGGATTGGCGATTTGGTAATGGCGTTATCGCTTTTATTGGACGACCCCCGTGCTGAAAACCAGGTCTTTTCAATAGGAGGACCGGAGTATTTAACCTTTTATGAGGTCTGCCGGTCGATCAGGGATTTTTTGGGGTTACGGCGAGTGTTTATTTCCTTGTCGCCGGGGTTGTTGCGTTTCTTCTCTCGAAAGTATTCCACGCGCAGGCAATCCATGTTTCTCCCCCTTTATTTATTGGATTACTTAGCGGCAGACAGAATTACTTCCCTGGATACCTTACCCAGATTTTTGGGAATCATGCCTGAACGTTTTACCCATCGTTTACACTATTTGAAGGCTGCAGGATAA
- a CDS encoding O-acetylhomoserine aminocarboxypropyltransferase/cysteine synthase family protein — protein sequence MSQQTPSRHRTFGFTTRQLHAAQVPDPVTGSRAVPLYQTTSYVFRDTEHAARLFSLQENGNIYTRIMNPTTDVLEQRIADLEGGVGALAASSGHAAQTMAILTLCEQGDHIVSASTLYGGTYNQFAYTFPRLGIEVTFVDPSDPENFRRAIRDNTKILYGETLGNPRINVFPFEEVSAIAREYQIPLMIDNTFATPYLCRPIEWGANIVTHSTTKFIGGHGTSIGGIIVDGGNFQWKDNPRFPNFNTPDESYHGLVYADLGPAAYIVKARVQILRDIGACQSPFNSWLFLQGVETLSLRMDRHVSNAQRTAEFLASHPKVRWVTYPGLPEHPDYHRAKKYLPKGAGAILGFGIEGGLEAGKRFIDRLQLFSHLANVGDAKSLAIHPASTTHSQLSPEAQLSAGVTPDFIRLSIGIEDIEDILWDLEQALSD from the coding sequence ATGTCTCAACAAACGCCATCGCGTCATCGTACTTTTGGGTTTACTACTCGCCAGCTACATGCTGCCCAGGTTCCCGATCCCGTGACAGGATCGCGCGCCGTGCCTTTATATCAGACTACTTCCTATGTGTTTCGAGATACCGAACATGCGGCGCGTCTCTTCTCCCTGCAGGAGAACGGAAACATTTACACTCGTATCATGAATCCCACGACGGATGTGCTGGAACAACGTATTGCCGACCTTGAGGGAGGAGTAGGGGCATTGGCAGCGAGTTCTGGTCATGCCGCTCAAACGATGGCGATTTTAACCCTGTGCGAACAGGGGGATCATATTGTTTCCGCTTCCACGCTTTATGGAGGCACCTACAATCAATTTGCTTATACTTTCCCGCGTTTGGGGATTGAGGTTACGTTTGTAGATCCATCCGATCCGGAAAATTTTCGTCGAGCCATTCGTGATAATACAAAAATTTTATACGGCGAGACATTGGGAAATCCTCGCATAAACGTGTTCCCTTTCGAGGAGGTTTCTGCTATTGCTAGGGAATATCAAATTCCTCTGATGATTGACAACACCTTTGCCACGCCCTATTTATGCCGTCCCATTGAATGGGGCGCTAACATTGTGACTCATTCCACAACAAAGTTTATTGGAGGTCATGGAACTTCCATTGGAGGCATTATCGTGGATGGAGGGAACTTCCAATGGAAAGATAACCCTCGTTTCCCTAACTTCAATACACCGGATGAGAGTTACCACGGATTGGTATATGCGGATTTAGGACCGGCAGCGTACATTGTCAAAGCGCGAGTGCAGATTCTCAGAGATATTGGCGCTTGTCAGTCTCCTTTCAATTCCTGGCTGTTTCTTCAAGGTGTGGAGACTTTGAGTCTGCGCATGGATCGCCATGTATCCAACGCCCAACGAACAGCAGAATTTTTAGCCAGTCATCCCAAAGTGCGTTGGGTAACTTATCCTGGACTGCCAGAACATCCCGATTACCATCGAGCGAAAAAATACCTGCCGAAAGGTGCGGGAGCGATTCTGGGATTTGGTATCGAAGGTGGGTTAGAGGCGGGCAAACGGTTTATTGACCGCTTGCAGTTGTTCAGTCACCTTGCAAATGTGGGAGATGCTAAAAGTCTTGCTATTCACCCTGCCAGCACGACGCACAGCCAGTTAAGCCCAGAGGCGCAATTAAGTGCTGGCGTCACGCCCGATTTCATTCGGTTGAGTATTGGAATAGAGGATATTGAGGATATCCTTTGGGACCTGGAACAAGCCCTCTCCGATTAA
- a CDS encoding cell division protein FtsZ yields MFTKPQQINSHFHLPNLKVLGLGGGGSNAVNRMIELDLKGVEFIAANTDLQALKQSLAPKKIVLGPRTTRGLGAGGNPIQGELAAEESFNVLCDVLRGADMVFLTAGMGGGHRNRLHSCCRPGCSLSWSSNRGDCYHAFRL; encoded by the coding sequence ATGTTTACAAAACCACAGCAAATTAACTCCCATTTTCATCTTCCCAACCTGAAAGTATTGGGGTTAGGAGGAGGCGGTTCAAACGCAGTCAACCGCATGATTGAACTTGATTTGAAAGGCGTGGAATTTATCGCCGCAAATACCGACCTGCAAGCCCTCAAACAATCCCTGGCTCCCAAGAAAATTGTGCTGGGACCACGAACTACTCGAGGACTGGGAGCAGGAGGCAATCCCATTCAGGGAGAACTGGCGGCTGAAGAGAGTTTCAATGTTTTGTGTGATGTCCTGCGCGGCGCAGATATGGTCTTCCTGACCGCCGGCATGGGGGGGGGGCACAGGAACAGGCTCCATTCCTGTTGCCGCCCGGGCTGCTCGCTCAGTTGGAGCAGTAACCGTGGCGATTGTTACCATGCCTTTCGGCTTTGA
- a CDS encoding nitrous oxide-stimulated promoter family protein, translated as MHPRIARERKTILAMSRIYCADHHGLPDGNLCMECQELLDYAFFRLEKCPYQEKKPTCANCPIHCYKPEMRERVRRMMRHAGPRMLLRHPILAIAHLLDGRKKVLPPGKGISVKERVL; from the coding sequence ATGCATCCAAGAATCGCTCGCGAAAGAAAAACCATTCTTGCCATGTCCAGAATATATTGTGCTGACCACCATGGCTTACCTGATGGTAACCTTTGTATGGAGTGCCAGGAACTGCTGGATTATGCTTTTTTTCGGCTGGAAAAATGTCCCTATCAGGAAAAGAAACCTACCTGTGCTAATTGTCCCATACACTGTTACAAGCCAGAAATGCGTGAACGGGTTCGGCGGATGATGCGCCATGCAGGTCCGCGCATGCTTCTTCGTCATCCCATTTTAGCCATTGCGCACCTGTTGGATGGCAGAAAAAAAGTTCTTCCCCCCGGAAAAGGAATATCTGTGAAGGAACGGGTACTGTAA